A stretch of the Sulfurimonas sp. HSL-1656 genome encodes the following:
- a CDS encoding AraC family transcriptional regulator, with amino-acid sequence MEKETLIQELFKTYDFENTQGFKDTYLDEVKLLQINHHEQGKSLLYNRGIVLIASGRQRGYIDDKQVTVGSSNYVIVATIQPVECETFVCETGIKGVYINLNMQRLQRISALLDKKAPPHAFKTPTNIVTGNMNEDLDEAFNRLMKILLNPEDSKILGDQVLDEIYYRIIKSTAGEHLIQLCCQLTHFARISHIVDEIQNQLDEEINIDELAKKAKMSKANFHKKFKEIFNDSPLQYIKKIRLNKARQYILFDKMKIVDAATKVGYESPAQFSREFKHHFGIPPSDLKKGDTREISQECRKLA; translated from the coding sequence GTGGAAAAAGAAACCCTTATACAAGAACTTTTTAAAACCTATGATTTCGAGAACACCCAGGGGTTCAAAGACACCTACCTCGATGAAGTCAAACTGCTGCAGATCAATCACCATGAGCAGGGAAAGTCCCTGCTTTACAACCGCGGGATCGTCCTGATCGCGAGCGGCCGGCAGCGCGGCTATATCGATGACAAACAGGTGACGGTCGGCAGCAGCAACTACGTCATCGTCGCGACCATACAGCCCGTAGAGTGCGAAACGTTCGTCTGCGAAACGGGCATCAAGGGGGTCTATATCAATCTGAACATGCAACGGCTGCAACGCATCAGCGCCCTGCTGGACAAGAAGGCGCCGCCCCACGCCTTCAAAACCCCCACCAACATCGTCACCGGCAATATGAACGAGGATCTCGACGAAGCGTTCAACCGTTTGATGAAGATCCTGCTCAACCCGGAGGATTCCAAGATACTGGGGGACCAGGTCCTCGACGAGATCTACTACCGGATCATCAAAAGCACGGCGGGGGAACACCTGATCCAGCTCTGCTGCCAGCTGACCCATTTTGCACGCATCTCCCACATCGTCGACGAAATCCAGAACCAACTGGACGAAGAGATCAATATCGATGAACTGGCCAAAAAAGCGAAAATGAGCAAGGCCAATTTCCACAAGAAATTCAAGGAGATCTTCAACGATTCGCCGCTGCAGTACATCAAAAAAATACGCCTCAACAAGGCCAGACAATATATCCTCTTCGACAAGATGAAAATCGTGGATGCCGCCACGAAGGTCGGTTATGAGAGTCCGGCCCAGTTCAGCCGCGAATTCAAGCACCATTTCGGGATCCCGCCGTCCGATCTGAAAAAAGGCGATACCCGGGAGATCAGCCAGGAGTGCCGCAAACTCGCATAA
- a CDS encoding thioredoxin family protein has translation MYRILLLLFFAAATLCAESIFTLRGVDKVYPVVDISGEKVPKSSKPAIREALDATISELGIDTAGYSDRSLAILVAEEYVGKTVLINVRLVIGEQVKRMGSDDKVFALTYQNALAFAYDKESVEEKLEDSVDELLAKFADQYAQERGTLKRVKEKGSLAASLGYETDYKTAVARAKKEHKNVMLVLVANYCPWCRKFEELVLRKEDVNALVHSKYVPVILNKEKDAFPPAFNISFTPVVHFVDPATQKAYHTVAGYNSRDEFVHWLEADKRP, from the coding sequence ATGTACCGAATCCTTTTACTCCTCTTCTTCGCGGCGGCCACCCTCTGCGCCGAATCGATCTTTACCCTGCGCGGCGTCGACAAGGTCTACCCTGTCGTCGACATCTCGGGCGAGAAGGTCCCCAAGAGCAGCAAACCCGCCATCCGCGAGGCCCTTGATGCCACCATCAGTGAACTGGGCATCGATACTGCCGGCTACAGCGACCGTTCCCTCGCCATCCTTGTCGCAGAAGAGTATGTCGGGAAAACCGTGCTGATCAACGTCCGCCTCGTCATCGGCGAGCAGGTGAAGCGCATGGGCTCCGACGATAAAGTCTTTGCACTGACCTACCAGAACGCACTCGCCTTTGCCTATGACAAGGAGAGCGTCGAAGAGAAGCTCGAAGACAGTGTCGACGAGCTGCTGGCCAAATTTGCCGACCAGTACGCCCAGGAGCGCGGCACGCTCAAACGTGTCAAGGAAAAAGGATCGCTCGCGGCGTCGCTGGGGTATGAAACGGACTACAAAACGGCCGTTGCACGGGCCAAAAAAGAGCACAAAAACGTCATGCTCGTCCTCGTCGCGAACTACTGTCCCTGGTGCCGGAAGTTCGAAGAGCTCGTGTTGCGCAAGGAGGATGTCAACGCCCTCGTGCACAGCAAATACGTCCCGGTGATCCTCAACAAGGAGAAAGACGCCTTCCCGCCGGCATTCAACATCTCCTTCACCCCCGTCGTCCACTTTGTCGACCCCGCGACGCAAAAAGCCTACCACACGGTCGCCGGTTACAACAGCCGCGACGAGTTCGTCCACTGGCTCGAGGCGGACAAACGTCCCTGA
- a CDS encoding SulP family inorganic anion transporter, which yields MQRPPVSLFSNFRGNLFGGLTAAVIALPLALAFGVASGLGAAAGLYGAIILGFFAALFGGTPTQISGPTGPMTVVVAAAVATLGGDIGLVATVVLLAGIFQLVFGFTRVGRFVRFIPYPVISGFMSGIGVIIILLQLNPLLGLPSDAAVLHLLVTLPSLLPQTNFWALLLALAALAIVFFTPARLARVVPSPLIALVVLTPFSALLQLPVETIGTIPAELPALVLPDFKLEHYTVIISLAFTLAVLGTIDTLLTSIVADSITRTKHNPDRELFGQGLGNTLCALVGAVPGAGATMRTVINVKSGGTSNLSGMTHAVVLLLIVLFLAPLASKIPLAVLAGILIKVGVDILDYRFLKVWKESPRSDLMTMLTVFFVTVFVDLITAVGLGIVLASLLIVYRITKETQIVLETAGAGTQQPDLEAKNARIIRINGAFFFGSSTFFERQANNLLDTKTVIIDIMNVPFMDITAIFTLKDLIEKLKTDEVRVIIAAPEAFAGKLMRFNHEKRFENVDFAPSLQSAVALI from the coding sequence ATGCAAAGGCCCCCAGTGTCACTCTTTTCCAACTTTCGCGGCAATCTTTTCGGCGGTCTGACGGCCGCCGTCATCGCGCTGCCGCTCGCGCTTGCCTTCGGTGTCGCCAGCGGTCTCGGCGCGGCGGCAGGGCTCTACGGCGCCATCATCCTCGGTTTCTTCGCCGCACTGTTCGGCGGCACCCCCACGCAGATCTCCGGCCCGACCGGTCCGATGACCGTCGTCGTGGCTGCGGCCGTCGCAACGCTCGGCGGCGATATCGGCCTGGTCGCCACCGTCGTCCTCCTGGCGGGGATCTTCCAGCTCGTTTTCGGTTTCACCCGTGTCGGCCGCTTCGTCCGCTTTATCCCCTACCCGGTCATCTCGGGCTTTATGAGCGGGATCGGCGTCATCATCATCCTGCTGCAGCTCAACCCCCTGCTGGGGCTCCCCTCGGACGCCGCGGTGCTGCACCTGCTTGTGACCCTGCCCTCGCTGCTGCCCCAGACCAACTTCTGGGCGCTTCTGCTGGCACTCGCCGCCCTGGCCATTGTCTTTTTCACGCCGGCGCGGCTGGCCAGGGTCGTCCCCTCCCCGCTGATCGCCCTCGTCGTACTCACCCCGTTCTCCGCACTCCTGCAGCTGCCCGTCGAGACGATCGGCACGATCCCCGCCGAGCTCCCGGCCCTTGTCCTGCCGGACTTCAAACTGGAACACTATACGGTCATCATTTCGCTGGCCTTCACGCTGGCCGTCCTGGGGACCATTGACACCCTGCTGACCTCCATCGTCGCCGACTCCATCACCCGTACCAAGCACAACCCCGACCGTGAACTCTTCGGCCAGGGGCTGGGCAATACGCTGTGCGCCCTCGTCGGGGCCGTCCCGGGTGCCGGGGCGACGATGCGGACCGTCATCAACGTCAAGAGCGGCGGTACCAGCAACCTATCGGGTATGACCCATGCCGTGGTGCTGCTGCTCATCGTCCTCTTTCTCGCACCGCTCGCCTCCAAGATCCCGCTGGCGGTACTGGCCGGTATCCTTATCAAGGTCGGTGTCGACATCCTGGACTACCGTTTCCTGAAGGTCTGGAAGGAGAGCCCCCGCAGCGACCTCATGACGATGCTGACCGTCTTCTTCGTCACCGTCTTCGTCGACCTCATCACCGCCGTGGGCCTCGGCATTGTCCTGGCGTCGCTGCTTATCGTCTACCGCATCACCAAGGAGACGCAGATCGTGCTCGAGACTGCCGGTGCCGGTACACAGCAGCCTGACCTGGAAGCAAAAAATGCGCGCATCATCCGGATCAACGGCGCTTTCTTCTTCGGCTCCAGTACCTTTTTCGAGCGCCAGGCGAACAACCTGCTCGATACGAAAACGGTCATCATCGACATTATGAATGTACCGTTTATGGATATTACGGCGATTTTCACCCTCAAAGACCTCATCGAAAAGCTCAAAACGGACGAGGTCAGGGTCATTATCGCCGCGCCCGAAGCGTTTGCCGGAAAACTGATGCGCTTCAACCACGAAAAACGGTTCGAGAACGTCGACTTCGCCCCCTCCCTCCAAAGCGCAGTTGCGCTGATTTAA
- a CDS encoding MarR family transcriptional regulator: MEYLLDDSIGFRLNRTANIIHAGFSKCIELFGIAPEQFATLKIISEDGEITQSEIAEMLAKGKPTVSRALDALEKKGLIVRERKSEDRRIKPIRLTDRGQEILDLVIPKALTFNNAIKAQLTPDEIKTFYRVLDTIVDTSETHTKQLGASL, from the coding sequence ATGGAATATCTTCTGGATGATTCAATCGGTTTTCGTCTCAACCGCACGGCAAACATCATTCACGCCGGATTTTCAAAATGTATCGAACTCTTCGGGATCGCACCCGAACAGTTCGCGACACTGAAGATCATCAGCGAGGACGGCGAGATCACGCAGTCCGAGATCGCCGAGATGCTTGCGAAGGGAAAACCGACCGTGAGCCGGGCCCTTGACGCCCTCGAAAAAAAGGGGTTGATCGTCCGCGAGCGCAAAAGCGAAGACCGGCGCATCAAACCGATCCGTCTCACCGACAGGGGGCAGGAGATCCTTGACCTGGTCATCCCCAAAGCCCTGACGTTCAACAATGCCATCAAAGCCCAACTCACCCCGGATGAGATCAAAACTTTTTACCGTGTCCTCGATACCATCGTCGACACCTCCGAAACCCATACCAAGCAACTAGGAGCATCCCTATGA
- a CDS encoding efflux RND transporter periplasmic adaptor subunit: MKRHPYAPLVFAASLLFGNSLLAESAAPANPAPHADAYVVKALATSDVVLSYPARLKSIRSATVVSRVTGVLLEKRFKEGDYVKKGTRLYQIEPDLYQAAVNEQKASVILQEALYTKAERDWARAQSLYKDNAISVQEHDAALSAFETARAQVNAAKAQLQTRELELGYTDVTAPISGIAGIKQTDVGNVVNAGTPLVTITQTDPIYALFSIPSGDLQKARVSNKEGRWSWAKTGNLKATLDVDGIKVSGEIDYIAPDADTQTGSVSARARFKNSDNLLLPGAFGRITIEGIRRENVIMIPQKAVLQNPMGTIVFVEQEGQAAVRPVVLGDPVGNSFVVRKGLAEGDKVIVNNFFRVKPGAPVIIDKTVDAEGK, encoded by the coding sequence ATGAAACGACACCCCTACGCCCCGCTCGTTTTCGCGGCATCACTGCTGTTCGGAAACAGCCTTTTGGCCGAATCGGCAGCTCCCGCTAACCCGGCACCGCACGCCGATGCCTATGTCGTCAAGGCACTCGCGACCAGCGACGTCGTCCTGAGCTACCCTGCCCGGCTCAAGAGCATCCGCAGTGCCACCGTCGTCTCCCGTGTGACGGGCGTACTACTGGAGAAGCGCTTCAAAGAGGGCGACTACGTCAAGAAAGGCACCCGCCTCTACCAGATCGAACCTGACCTTTACCAGGCGGCGGTCAACGAGCAGAAAGCCTCCGTCATCCTCCAGGAGGCGCTCTATACGAAAGCCGAACGCGACTGGGCACGGGCACAGTCCCTCTACAAGGACAACGCCATCAGCGTCCAGGAGCACGATGCCGCGCTCTCGGCCTTTGAAACGGCACGCGCGCAGGTGAACGCGGCAAAGGCGCAGCTGCAGACCAGGGAGCTGGAGCTGGGCTATACCGACGTCACCGCCCCCATCAGCGGGATCGCCGGCATCAAGCAGACCGACGTCGGTAACGTCGTCAACGCCGGAACGCCGCTCGTGACCATCACCCAGACCGACCCGATTTACGCCCTCTTTTCCATCCCTTCGGGTGACCTGCAAAAAGCACGTGTTTCCAACAAAGAGGGGCGCTGGAGCTGGGCCAAAACGGGCAATCTCAAGGCGACGCTGGACGTCGACGGCATCAAGGTGAGCGGCGAGATCGACTATATCGCTCCGGACGCGGATACGCAGACGGGCAGCGTCAGCGCCCGGGCACGTTTCAAAAACAGCGACAACCTCCTGCTGCCGGGTGCCTTCGGGCGCATCACGATCGAGGGTATCCGCCGCGAAAACGTCATCATGATCCCGCAGAAGGCCGTTTTGCAGAACCCGATGGGCACCATCGTCTTTGTTGAGCAGGAGGGGCAGGCCGCCGTCCGTCCCGTCGTTCTCGGCGACCCCGTCGGCAACAGTTTCGTCGTACGCAAAGGGCTTGCCGAAGGGGATAAGGTCATCGTGAACAACTTCTTCCGTGTCAAACCCGGCGCCCCTGTCATCATCGACAAAACCGTCGATGCGGAAGGCAAATAA
- a CDS encoding multidrug efflux RND transporter permease subunit, with amino-acid sequence MFSKFFIDRPIFASVLSIIVILAGVVAIKGLPVQEYPSIVPPQINVQAVYPGADAETLANTVAAPLEDAINGAKDMIYMTSTASPSGILTMSITFATGTDPSAANVDVNNRVQVALNKLPEEVRRQGVSVRERSPDMLRVIAFTSEERVHDALWLNNYALINVIDDIKRIPGVGDAFLFGSKEYALRVWLKPDSLAAYDLTVSDVLGVIRSQNVQLAAGQIGGEPAVEKMAYTYTVTTPGRLKTADEFGNILVRTNPDGSSLRLKDVARVELGAERYMLKGTRNKEPMAVAGVFLAPGANALEVDAALTKVLAEVSQKFPEDVRYHTLYDTTTFVKTSIEEVLMTLAEAIVMVVLIIYFFLGNVRATIIPVLAIPVSIVGTFAGLYIAGFSINLLTLFALILAIGLVVDDAIIVIENVERLLHERKELTVREATIEAMREITGPVIAIVFVLSAVFIPASLMGGFSGVMYQQFAMTIVISVVISGIVALSLTPALCKVFLRREEPRPILPIRIFNAFFERLTSGFNRGVRMTIKLAVMNLLIFGVLIGAGAWMSQKLPTGLVPGEDKGVLMVLTYLMPGASLERTVEVQSQVADALLADPLIESLGAMSGIDLATFAFKSDAGVAFAHLTDWSERPDPSQSADAMAGKFMMQMMQNKEAMIIPVNPPPIRGMSATGGFELYVQDRTGGDLLAFDGLMKQLVEKANARPELTRVRTTFNAGVPQYHITVDEDKAKALGVQISDIYTTLGSTFGTGYANDFNLYGRTYHVNVQLEPSYRESVEDYRDVFVRSTSGALIPISSLVEAKRIVGPSVVQRFNMFTAAQLSGQPSPGHSSGDAMRAIQEVASEVLPEGYTIAWAGTSYQEQQVAGKGNNAFIFAIVFIFLILAALYESWMIPFTILMTVPFALLGATLAVYFRGLENDIYFQVGLVTLVGLTAKNAILIVEFAQQKLREGLDLYQATLEGARIRFRPIVMTSLAFIGGTLPLALSTGAGANSRHIIGTTVVGGMVMLTVVAIFFIPLFYYLIMRLRAKFYTDKGGEDERA; translated from the coding sequence ATGTTTTCGAAATTTTTCATCGACCGGCCCATCTTTGCCTCGGTCCTCTCCATCATTGTCATTCTGGCGGGGGTCGTAGCGATCAAGGGACTGCCGGTCCAGGAGTACCCCAGCATCGTGCCGCCGCAGATCAACGTCCAGGCGGTCTACCCGGGCGCAGATGCCGAAACCCTCGCCAACACCGTCGCGGCCCCGCTCGAAGATGCCATCAACGGTGCGAAGGATATGATCTACATGACCTCGACCGCTTCACCGAGCGGGATCCTGACCATGAGCATCACCTTCGCCACGGGCACGGACCCTTCCGCCGCCAACGTCGACGTCAACAACCGCGTCCAGGTGGCCCTGAACAAACTGCCCGAAGAGGTACGCCGCCAGGGGGTCAGCGTACGCGAACGCTCCCCGGACATGCTGCGCGTCATCGCCTTCACCTCGGAAGAGCGCGTCCATGACGCCCTGTGGCTGAACAACTACGCCCTCATCAACGTCATCGACGACATCAAGCGTATTCCCGGCGTCGGGGATGCCTTTTTGTTCGGGTCGAAAGAGTACGCCCTGCGCGTCTGGCTCAAACCCGACAGCCTCGCGGCCTACGACCTGACCGTGAGCGATGTGCTGGGCGTCATCCGCAGCCAGAACGTCCAGCTCGCTGCGGGACAGATCGGCGGCGAGCCTGCCGTGGAGAAGATGGCCTATACCTACACGGTCACGACTCCGGGCCGCCTCAAGACCGCCGATGAATTCGGCAACATCCTTGTGCGCACCAACCCCGACGGCTCTTCGCTGCGCCTCAAAGACGTCGCCCGTGTCGAACTCGGCGCCGAACGCTATATGCTCAAGGGCACCCGCAACAAGGAGCCGATGGCCGTGGCCGGGGTCTTCCTGGCCCCCGGTGCCAACGCGCTCGAGGTCGATGCCGCACTGACAAAGGTGCTCGCGGAGGTCTCGCAGAAGTTCCCCGAGGATGTCCGCTACCATACGCTCTATGACACGACGACCTTCGTCAAGACCTCCATCGAAGAGGTACTGATGACCCTGGCCGAGGCGATCGTGATGGTCGTATTGATCATCTACTTCTTCCTCGGCAACGTCCGTGCGACGATCATCCCGGTCCTGGCGATCCCGGTCTCCATCGTGGGGACCTTCGCCGGGCTCTACATTGCCGGTTTCTCCATCAACCTGCTGACGCTCTTTGCCCTGATCCTCGCGATCGGGCTCGTCGTCGACGACGCCATCATCGTCATCGAGAACGTCGAACGCCTGCTGCACGAGCGTAAGGAGCTCACGGTTCGCGAAGCGACGATCGAGGCGATGCGCGAGATCACGGGACCGGTCATCGCGATCGTTTTCGTTCTCTCGGCCGTCTTCATCCCCGCCTCGCTCATGGGCGGTTTCAGCGGGGTGATGTACCAGCAGTTCGCGATGACCATCGTCATCTCCGTCGTCATCTCGGGGATCGTCGCGCTCAGCCTGACGCCGGCGCTCTGTAAAGTCTTCCTGCGCCGCGAGGAACCGCGCCCGATCCTCCCGATCCGGATCTTCAACGCCTTCTTCGAGCGCCTCACCTCCGGCTTTAACCGCGGGGTACGCATGACGATCAAACTGGCGGTCATGAACCTGCTGATCTTCGGTGTCCTTATCGGGGCCGGTGCCTGGATGTCGCAGAAACTGCCGACGGGCCTGGTCCCCGGTGAGGACAAAGGGGTCCTGATGGTCCTCACCTACCTTATGCCGGGTGCGTCGCTTGAGCGTACCGTCGAGGTCCAGAGCCAGGTGGCCGACGCGCTGCTCGCCGACCCGCTGATCGAGTCGCTGGGAGCCATGAGCGGGATCGACCTCGCTACCTTCGCGTTCAAGTCCGACGCGGGGGTCGCCTTTGCGCACCTTACCGACTGGTCCGAACGCCCCGACCCGAGCCAGAGCGCCGACGCGATGGCCGGCAAGTTCATGATGCAGATGATGCAGAACAAAGAGGCGATGATCATCCCGGTCAACCCGCCGCCGATCCGCGGTATGAGCGCCACGGGCGGTTTTGAGCTCTATGTCCAGGACCGCACCGGCGGCGACCTGCTGGCCTTTGACGGGCTGATGAAACAGCTGGTCGAGAAAGCCAACGCGCGGCCGGAACTTACCCGGGTCCGTACGACCTTCAACGCCGGTGTGCCGCAGTACCACATCACCGTCGACGAGGACAAGGCCAAGGCGCTGGGGGTCCAGATCTCCGACATCTATACGACGCTGGGCTCGACCTTCGGTACCGGGTACGCCAATGACTTCAACCTCTACGGGCGTACCTACCACGTCAATGTCCAGCTCGAGCCCTCCTACCGGGAGAGCGTCGAGGATTACCGCGACGTGTTCGTCCGTTCAACCAGCGGTGCGCTGATCCCGATCAGTTCCCTCGTCGAGGCCAAACGCATCGTGGGGCCGAGCGTCGTGCAGCGCTTCAACATGTTTACGGCGGCACAGCTCTCCGGACAGCCCTCCCCGGGCCACAGTTCGGGCGACGCGATGCGCGCCATCCAGGAAGTGGCGTCAGAGGTCCTGCCCGAGGGCTATACCATCGCCTGGGCCGGTACTTCCTACCAGGAGCAGCAGGTGGCTGGCAAAGGCAACAACGCCTTCATCTTTGCCATCGTCTTTATCTTCCTGATCCTGGCGGCGCTTTACGAGAGCTGGATGATCCCGTTCACGATCCTGATGACGGTCCCGTTCGCCCTGCTCGGCGCGACGCTGGCGGTCTACTTCCGCGGGCTCGAGAACGACATCTATTTCCAGGTCGGGCTCGTCACCCTGGTCGGCCTCACCGCGAAAAACGCGATCCTGATCGTCGAGTTCGCGCAGCAGAAACTGCGCGAGGGGCTCGACCTCTACCAGGCGACTTTGGAAGGGGCGCGGATCCGTTTCCGCCCCATCGTCATGACGTCGCTCGCCTTTATCGGCGGGACGCTGCCGTTGGCGCTGAGCACCGGTGCCGGGGCGAACAGCCGCCATATCATCGGGACGACCGTCGTCGGCGGGATGGTGATGCTGACCGTGGTCGCGATCTTTTTCATCCCGCTCTTTTACTACCTGATCATGCGCCTGCGGGCCAAATTCTACACCGACAAAGGAGGCGAAGATGAACGCGCATAA
- a CDS encoding efflux transporter outer membrane subunit, whose protein sequence is MNAHKLLSLAAALWLLGGCSMAPKLTVTPPELPDQSTASADTNASTIGATWWKAFNDATLDALVEEALQNNDDLKIAASRVAQAAASLGFSRAERYPTLDGGASANRQKTSGETLSPFSGFIYNSYDLSVTAAYELDFWGKYKNLEAAARGQLIATDADRETVRIGLIAGVAELYFNLVSLRRQITVTEETVQAYKESYEYRARQFQHGAIDELTLQQSHALYATAKVALASLREEHALAENAMGILLGRSPKALLEAAYETVNALPEPQSVPADLTSRLLERRPDILAAESRLRTANATIGVAKAAYFPTISLTGTAGYSSSELDNLLNASAQMWGLGAALYVPLFDFGRIENSVREAEAKKDEAVTVYAKTVKVAFKEVYDALAKIRAADEKLTAQEEANTALEKVLSLSQRRFDSGYGTYLEVIDAKRLLLASRLNLVQLSAARITNQISLYKALGGGWERARP, encoded by the coding sequence ATGAACGCGCATAAGCTCCTCTCCCTCGCGGCGGCCCTCTGGCTGCTCGGCGGATGTTCCATGGCGCCGAAGCTCACCGTTACGCCGCCCGAACTGCCGGACCAAAGCACGGCTTCGGCCGACACCAATGCCAGCACGATCGGTGCGACGTGGTGGAAAGCCTTCAACGACGCGACGCTCGATGCCCTCGTCGAAGAGGCGCTGCAAAACAATGACGACCTGAAAATCGCCGCGAGCCGTGTCGCCCAGGCGGCGGCGTCGCTCGGCTTCAGCCGTGCCGAACGCTACCCGACACTGGACGGCGGGGCATCGGCAAACCGCCAGAAGACGAGCGGGGAGACGCTCTCTCCCTTCTCCGGGTTTATCTACAACAGTTACGACCTCTCCGTCACGGCGGCCTACGAGCTGGACTTCTGGGGCAAATACAAAAACCTCGAAGCGGCGGCGCGCGGCCAGCTGATCGCGACCGATGCCGACCGGGAAACCGTGCGGATCGGTCTTATTGCCGGTGTCGCGGAGCTCTACTTCAACCTCGTCTCCCTGCGGCGTCAGATCACGGTCACCGAGGAGACGGTCCAGGCTTACAAGGAGAGTTACGAGTACCGTGCGCGCCAGTTCCAGCACGGTGCGATCGACGAACTCACTTTGCAGCAGTCCCATGCTCTCTATGCGACGGCAAAGGTCGCCCTTGCTTCGCTGCGCGAGGAGCATGCCCTCGCCGAAAACGCGATGGGCATCCTGCTGGGGCGTTCGCCCAAAGCCCTGCTCGAAGCGGCCTATGAGACAGTGAACGCGCTGCCCGAACCGCAGTCTGTTCCGGCCGACCTCACCTCGCGCCTGCTTGAGCGCCGCCCCGACATCCTGGCCGCCGAATCGCGCCTGCGCACGGCCAACGCGACGATCGGCGTGGCGAAGGCCGCCTACTTCCCGACCATTTCACTGACCGGCACCGCCGGCTACAGCAGCAGCGAGCTGGACAACCTCCTCAATGCCTCGGCCCAGATGTGGGGCCTCGGCGCCGCGCTCTATGTTCCCCTGTTCGATTTCGGGCGGATCGAGAACAGCGTCAGGGAGGCGGAAGCGAAGAAGGATGAGGCCGTCACGGTCTATGCTAAGACGGTAAAAGTGGCGTTCAAAGAGGTGTATGATGCGTTGGCGAAGATCCGCGCGGCCGATGAGAAGCTCACCGCGCAGGAGGAAGCGAATACGGCACTGGAGAAAGTCCTGAGCCTCTCGCAGCGCCGTTTTGACAGCGGGTACGGAACCTATCTGGAAGTCATCGACGCCAAGCGCCTCCTGCTTGCGTCGCGGTTGAACCTGGTGCAGCTGAGTGCCGCAAGGATCACGAACCAGATCTCACTCTACAAAGCCTTGGGGGGCGGATGGGAGCGTGCCCGCCCCTAA
- a CDS encoding DUF2628 domain-containing protein gives MENHPNTQASETAEPSDTAENTAEVQTQYEDAMLDAFVQKPEKFSWYKRTFAKFSQNGVDSFAWSWSWWAFFVTFWFLLYRKSYLAALGYFGAAVVFSLLPLGLIGSLIFMVLAGGTAPYFVYKTYKELKQKAEAASTDDEMRIATMKQLGGYHTWVVVVAAIINVLMLIGVVIGFLALGVVLSQHQ, from the coding sequence ATGGAAAACCACCCGAATACGCAGGCGTCAGAAACGGCAGAGCCGTCCGATACTGCCGAAAACACCGCGGAAGTGCAGACGCAATACGAGGACGCGATGCTCGACGCGTTTGTACAGAAACCCGAGAAGTTTTCGTGGTACAAGCGTACCTTTGCAAAGTTCAGCCAGAACGGTGTCGACAGTTTCGCCTGGAGCTGGTCCTGGTGGGCTTTCTTTGTGACGTTCTGGTTCCTGCTCTACCGCAAATCCTATCTGGCGGCGCTGGGCTATTTCGGTGCGGCGGTCGTCTTCTCGCTTCTGCCGCTCGGGCTCATCGGTTCGCTGATCTTCATGGTCCTGGCGGGCGGTACCGCGCCTTATTTCGTCTACAAGACCTACAAAGAGCTGAAGCAAAAGGCGGAAGCCGCTTCGACGGATGACGAGATGCGTATTGCGACAATGAAACAGCTCGGCGGCTACCATACCTGGGTCGTGGTCGTCGCCGCGATCATCAATGTATTGATGCTCATCGGCGTCGTGATCGGTTTCCTGGCACTCGGCGTCGTCCTCAGCCAGCATCAGTAA